The following proteins are co-located in the Fructilactobacillus carniphilus genome:
- a CDS encoding MFS transporter: protein MELRLFFSKTFSQVGDLIFNTLLDLWILNTFGSSKTLATSLAVASSANFIASFVGGYLADSRYVGKFLLGIEFFSVVISFLNLFYLTAIGNQRPSILIINLFLFLINFSNFLLSPLMKKAISSYVQRERIPTYNQWTSVVGQVLTIVIPAISTILYTKHFLTIEWALGINAVSFLIGFILLLPLLKFKLPPRNPDNRYSNTIKYVFRVPRLQEIILLGTILSLFSAELNVFAPVFVTKTLHQQALYGIVVSFMAVGGILGALSMHYFKIGKTLKTEYSFLALLVLSLFVIFGFPNIYSMCLLAIIANLNLVRYGVLSQTFIQLQVPAEIIGKTFSVLFFCLNLVMPLGSYLIGLVINQSSFLVSLLLIGTALLPFTMILVYRQKA, encoded by the coding sequence ATGGAACTACGCCTCTTTTTTTCCAAAACATTTTCCCAGGTTGGTGACCTCATCTTTAACACCCTCCTGGATCTGTGGATTTTAAACACGTTTGGTTCATCGAAAACCTTAGCAACTAGTTTGGCGGTCGCTAGCTCCGCGAATTTCATTGCCAGTTTTGTGGGTGGCTATTTGGCCGACTCCCGCTACGTCGGCAAGTTTCTCTTGGGGATTGAGTTCTTCTCCGTGGTCATTTCGTTTCTCAATTTGTTCTATCTAACCGCCATTGGAAATCAAAGGCCCAGCATTCTAATTATCAACCTCTTTCTTTTCCTCATTAATTTTAGTAACTTTTTACTTTCCCCGTTAATGAAAAAGGCCATTAGCAGCTACGTCCAAAGGGAACGGATCCCGACTTACAACCAATGGACTTCGGTGGTCGGGCAGGTGCTAACCATTGTGATTCCAGCTATCTCTACCATTCTGTACACCAAGCATTTCCTTACAATTGAATGGGCTCTAGGAATCAACGCTGTGTCCTTTTTAATCGGTTTCATCCTGTTGCTCCCGTTGTTAAAATTCAAACTACCCCCGAGGAATCCCGATAATCGGTACTCGAACACCATTAAATACGTTTTCCGTGTCCCTCGCCTGCAAGAAATTATTTTATTAGGAACCATTCTCTCGTTATTTTCCGCAGAACTAAACGTTTTTGCCCCCGTGTTCGTCACCAAAACTTTACATCAGCAAGCTTTATATGGGATTGTCGTAAGCTTCATGGCCGTCGGTGGAATCCTAGGCGCCCTGTCGATGCACTACTTTAAAATTGGCAAGACCCTCAAAACCGAATACAGCTTTTTAGCGCTTCTGGTGCTCTCATTATTCGTGATCTTTGGATTCCCCAACATTTACTCCATGTGTCTATTAGCAATCATTGCCAACTTAAACTTAGTCCGGTACGGCGTCCTAAGTCAAACGTTCATTCAATTGCAAGTTCCGGCCGAAATCATTGGAAAAACCTTTTCAGTCTTATTCTTTTGTTTAAATCTAGTGATGCCCCTGGGCAGTTATCTAATTGGATTAGTGATTAATCAATCTAGCTTTCTCGTTAGTCTACTGTTAATTGGAACCGCGCTACTGCCGTTTACTATGATTCTGGTTTACCGGCAAAAAGCTTAG
- a CDS encoding tyrosine-protein phosphatase — MTASKIVNFRDIGGIPVAGGTLRPGIFLRSGQLVDLTPEDVDFLVNQHHLKEVFDFRSKKEIEQQPDTTMPGVKYQNIDILASATNSSASIEDMLLHADNITEGMLNTYEQLVLSESAQKGYHDFLTEALKLNEPLLFHCFAGKDRTGFGAALILKLAGASDDQIYADYLKTNEMRKASNEEIINSLQGKISAEQIKALQVALNVDKSYLERAFATIDQHYGNFSNYLTEALDLDENFQTKFKQTFVIPE, encoded by the coding sequence ATGACAGCATCAAAAATTGTAAACTTTCGCGATATCGGTGGTATTCCCGTTGCTGGGGGAACCTTACGTCCGGGAATCTTCCTGCGAAGCGGTCAGTTAGTTGATTTAACCCCTGAAGATGTTGATTTTCTCGTTAATCAACATCATTTAAAGGAAGTTTTTGACTTCCGGAGTAAAAAAGAAATCGAACAACAACCAGATACCACCATGCCCGGTGTTAAGTATCAAAACATTGACATCCTGGCTTCCGCTACTAACAGTAGTGCCTCCATTGAAGACATGTTACTACATGCCGATAACATTACAGAGGGCATGCTAAATACTTACGAACAACTGGTGCTTAGTGAATCGGCGCAAAAAGGATATCATGATTTTCTAACGGAAGCCTTGAAGCTGAACGAACCGCTGTTATTCCACTGTTTTGCTGGTAAAGACCGCACTGGCTTTGGTGCCGCTTTAATCCTGAAACTGGCCGGTGCTTCTGACGACCAAATTTACGCTGACTACCTTAAAACTAACGAAATGCGCAAAGCCAGCAACGAAGAAATCATTAACTCCCTGCAGGGGAAAATTTCTGCTGAACAAATTAAAGCGCTCCAAGTAGCTTTGAACGTTGACAAGAGTTACCTCGAACGAGCCTTCGCTACGATTGACCAACACTACGGTAATTTTTCAAATTACCTGACGGAAGCTCTCGACTTAGACGAAAACTTTCAAACTAAATTTAAACAGACGTTTGTCATTCCTGAATAA
- the codA gene encoding cytosine deaminase, with the protein MLIQQVVIENQATPQDVRCQDGIITEMAAHLTPEPDEQVIDATGNLLLPPFVDSHVHLDSTLTAGEPRWNETGTLFDGIQIWSERKPQLTHDDVKRRALATLKRQAEHGVQFVRSHVDTTDPSFTALKALLEVRDEVSDFMELQLVAFPQEGILSFPNGKKLMETAAQMGVDAIGGIPHYEFNQYYGKESLEFIMDLAERTNKLVDVHCDEIDDPGSRNLEVLATLAYESGLKERVTASHTVSLASVNDAYAYKLMRVLELAQLNFVANPLVNMHLGGRFDTYPKRRGLTRVKELLEHHINVSFGEDDIKDPWYPMGDGNMLDALYVGILASGLMGYHQILDSYRLISTNGAKTLHVQDHYGIEVGKPASFLIFAGSNFYDVLNERRPLLYSIRNGKVLVENHPQSAHLNF; encoded by the coding sequence ATGTTAATTCAACAGGTTGTGATTGAAAATCAAGCAACGCCACAAGATGTGCGTTGTCAGGATGGGATAATTACTGAAATGGCAGCGCATTTAACGCCCGAGCCAGATGAGCAAGTGATTGATGCCACGGGTAATTTACTGTTGCCACCGTTTGTGGATTCCCATGTGCACCTAGATTCGACTTTAACGGCTGGGGAACCACGCTGGAACGAAACGGGAACGCTATTTGATGGGATTCAGATTTGGTCGGAACGGAAACCCCAGTTGACTCATGACGATGTAAAACGACGGGCGCTCGCGACGTTAAAACGACAAGCCGAACACGGGGTCCAGTTCGTGCGCAGTCACGTTGATACCACTGACCCCAGTTTTACGGCACTGAAAGCTCTACTGGAGGTTCGTGATGAAGTTTCTGACTTCATGGAACTCCAACTGGTGGCGTTTCCTCAGGAAGGAATTTTATCGTTTCCAAATGGAAAGAAACTAATGGAAACCGCCGCCCAAATGGGTGTAGACGCGATTGGTGGGATTCCGCACTATGAATTTAACCAGTACTACGGGAAGGAATCCCTGGAATTTATCATGGACCTCGCGGAGCGCACCAACAAACTGGTGGACGTGCACTGTGACGAAATTGATGATCCGGGCTCCCGGAACTTGGAAGTGCTGGCGACGTTGGCCTACGAATCTGGGTTGAAAGAGCGAGTGACCGCTAGCCATACGGTTTCGTTGGCAAGCGTAAACGATGCCTACGCTTATAAACTAATGCGGGTGCTAGAATTGGCGCAACTGAACTTCGTGGCCAATCCCCTGGTGAACATGCACTTGGGTGGCCGCTTTGATACCTATCCGAAACGCCGGGGATTAACACGGGTTAAAGAATTGCTAGAGCACCACATCAACGTTTCCTTTGGAGAGGATGACATTAAGGATCCGTGGTATCCGATGGGCGACGGCAACATGCTAGATGCGCTCTACGTCGGGATTTTAGCCAGTGGGTTAATGGGCTATCACCAGATTTTGGATTCCTACCGGTTGATTAGTACAAACGGTGCCAAAACCCTGCACGTGCAGGATCACTATGGAATTGAAGTCGGGAAACCAGCTAGTTTCCTGATTTTTGCCGGGTCCAATTTTTATGACGTTTTAAACGAACGGCGGCCGTTGCTGTACTCCATTCGAAACGGCAAGGTCTTAGTAGAAAATCACCCGCAGTCCGCGCACCTAAATTTCTAA
- a CDS encoding adenylosuccinate synthase, whose product MSVTVVVGSQWGDEGKGKIVDYLSKDSDAIARYQGGDNAGHTIVFNGHKFSLQLLPSGIFYSDKLAVIGNGVVLNPKSLFAEINYLNENDVPTDNLRISSRAQVIMPYHILLDELSEKQRTNKIGTTHKGIGPAYMDKIARVGIRVADLIDPETFKRELQETLRQKNELLTKLYEVEPLDFNSIYNEYKAYRERMKPYVTDTSVLLNDAIEKQQNVLFEGAQGIMLDIDHGTYPYVTSSNPVAGGAAVGAGLGPTKVTDVIGVCKAYTSRVGEGPFPTELLTEIGDHIRDTAHEYGTVTKRPRRIGWLDTVGLRHAARVSGLTALAMNCVDVLDELDVIKVCTGYRLNGKIIDYYPANLDELDNCEPVYQELPGWNESTTDCTTFDQLPANAQNYIKTVEALVQVPIEWYSVGPDREQTHRR is encoded by the coding sequence ATGTCAGTAACAGTGGTTGTTGGTAGTCAATGGGGCGATGAAGGTAAGGGTAAAATCGTCGATTATCTCAGTAAAGATTCCGATGCAATTGCACGATACCAAGGAGGCGACAACGCCGGCCATACGATTGTCTTTAACGGACACAAGTTTAGCCTACAACTGTTGCCATCTGGGATTTTTTACTCTGATAAACTGGCTGTCATTGGGAACGGCGTGGTTCTAAACCCGAAGTCGCTCTTTGCAGAAATTAATTATCTCAACGAAAACGACGTCCCGACCGATAACTTACGGATCTCTTCGCGGGCCCAGGTCATTATGCCGTACCACATTCTGTTAGACGAACTAAGCGAAAAACAACGGACGAATAAAATCGGAACCACCCACAAAGGAATTGGTCCTGCTTACATGGATAAAATTGCCCGGGTGGGAATTCGGGTAGCCGATTTAATTGATCCGGAGACGTTCAAACGAGAACTCCAAGAAACCCTCCGGCAAAAAAACGAATTATTAACCAAATTGTATGAAGTGGAACCGTTAGACTTCAACTCCATTTACAACGAATACAAGGCATATCGGGAACGGATGAAACCGTACGTTACGGATACTTCCGTCCTCTTAAACGACGCCATTGAAAAGCAACAAAACGTGCTCTTTGAAGGGGCCCAAGGGATTATGTTAGACATTGACCACGGAACCTATCCGTACGTCACTTCTTCTAATCCGGTTGCCGGTGGTGCTGCCGTGGGAGCCGGTTTAGGTCCGACCAAGGTAACTGACGTAATTGGCGTTTGCAAGGCCTACACATCCCGCGTGGGTGAAGGTCCTTTCCCCACTGAATTGTTAACCGAAATTGGGGATCATATCCGTGATACTGCCCACGAATACGGAACGGTCACTAAACGACCCCGCCGGATTGGCTGGCTGGATACGGTCGGATTGCGGCACGCTGCGCGCGTTTCCGGTTTAACTGCCTTAGCCATGAACTGTGTCGATGTGTTAGATGAACTCGACGTGATTAAGGTCTGCACCGGTTACCGGCTTAACGGAAAAATTATCGATTACTATCCTGCTAACCTTGATGAACTAGACAACTGTGAACCAGTTTACCAAGAACTGCCAGGTTGGAACGAAAGTACCACGGATTGCACCACCTTTGACCAGTTACCGGCTAACGCCCAAAACTACATCAAAACGGTGGAAGCCCTGGTTCAGGTTCCCATTGAATGGTATTCGGTTGGTCCGGATCGGGAACAAACCCACCGGCGGTAA
- the purB gene encoding adenylosuccinate lyase has protein sequence MIERYTRAPMKKIWSMQNQYQSWLDVEIAIDEAWNKLGLIPDNDLKAIQQKAKFDPDEIAKIEAVTHHDVVAFTRDVSESLGPEKRWIHYGVTSTDVVDTAQGVRLKQANAVLREDLLTLKETIREKALQYKDTVMMGRTHGVQAEPTTFGLKLARWYSELNRDIDRFDHAAAGVEAGKISGAVGTFANIDPEVERYVCDKLGLRAQEIGSQVLPRDLHAEYIAVLALTATSLENFATEIRSLQRSEIHEVEEHFNAGQKGSSAMPHKRNPIGSENICGLARTMRGLMTPAYENVSLWHERDISHSSSERIILPEGTTLLDYMLHRFNNIVKNLDVFPERMKENMNITHGLIYSQRVMLKLINTGLSREAAYDLVQPLTAKSWDEQISFRELVENSPEITDRLSAAEINDAFDYHYHLRHVDDIFKRVGLE, from the coding sequence ATGATTGAGCGGTATACACGCGCACCAATGAAAAAAATTTGGAGTATGCAAAACCAGTACCAATCCTGGTTAGACGTTGAAATTGCGATTGATGAAGCTTGGAATAAACTGGGGTTAATTCCCGATAACGATTTAAAAGCCATTCAACAAAAGGCGAAGTTTGATCCGGATGAAATTGCTAAAATCGAAGCAGTAACTCACCATGACGTGGTGGCCTTTACCCGGGACGTTTCTGAATCCTTAGGACCCGAAAAACGCTGGATTCACTACGGGGTTACCAGTACGGACGTTGTGGATACGGCGCAAGGGGTTCGATTAAAACAAGCCAACGCCGTTTTGCGCGAGGACTTGTTGACTTTAAAAGAAACGATTAGAGAAAAAGCCTTACAATACAAGGATACGGTCATGATGGGCCGGACCCACGGGGTGCAAGCAGAACCCACCACGTTTGGTTTGAAACTAGCCCGGTGGTACTCCGAATTGAACCGAGACATTGACCGCTTTGACCATGCGGCTGCGGGCGTTGAAGCCGGAAAAATTTCGGGAGCAGTGGGAACCTTTGCTAACATTGATCCTGAAGTGGAACGGTACGTTTGTGACAAACTCGGATTGCGGGCTCAAGAAATTGGGAGTCAAGTGCTACCGCGTGATTTACACGCCGAATACATTGCCGTCCTGGCTCTAACCGCTACTAGTTTGGAAAACTTTGCGACCGAAATTCGGAGCTTGCAACGTTCAGAAATTCATGAAGTGGAAGAACACTTTAATGCCGGCCAAAAGGGATCCTCAGCGATGCCCCATAAACGGAACCCCATCGGATCAGAAAATATTTGTGGTTTGGCTCGAACGATGCGGGGCTTGATGACGCCGGCTTACGAAAACGTTTCGTTGTGGCACGAACGCGACATTTCTCACTCTTCGTCAGAACGAATCATCCTCCCCGAAGGAACCACGTTGTTAGACTACATGTTGCACCGGTTTAATAACATTGTGAAGAATCTGGACGTCTTCCCAGAGCGCATGAAGGAGAATATGAACATTACGCACGGCCTGATTTACAGCCAACGGGTAATGTTAAAATTGATTAACACCGGTTTGAGCCGGGAAGCTGCTTACGATTTAGTGCAACCACTCACGGCCAAGTCCTGGGATGAACAAATTTCCTTCCGGGAATTGGTAGAAAACAGTCCAGAAATCACGGACCGGTTGAGTGCAGCAGAAATTAACGATGCCTTTGATTACCACTACCACCTGCGGCACGTGGATGATATTTTCAAACGGGTCGGCTTAGAATAA
- a CDS encoding helix-turn-helix domain-containing protein has product MILGQRIREEREKRNWTQNDLAELLNVSRQSVSKWEIGTAYPDIDRLIQISDLFEVSLDSLIRGDDKFQKKIKVENPKVGMTFWDFLNHRWWIIFIVAWCLAWLIPVIIHAFK; this is encoded by the coding sequence ATGATTTTAGGACAACGGATTAGAGAAGAACGGGAGAAAAGGAACTGGACCCAAAATGATTTGGCTGAGCTGTTAAACGTTAGTCGCCAGTCCGTTTCTAAATGGGAAATTGGGACTGCTTATCCTGATATTGACAGATTGATTCAAATCAGCGATTTGTTCGAGGTTAGCTTGGATAGTCTCATCCGGGGTGATGATAAATTCCAAAAAAAAATTAAGGTCGAGAATCCAAAGGTAGGGATGACCTTTTGGGATTTTCTCAATCATCGCTGGTGGATTATTTTTATAGTTGCATGGTGTTTGGCGTGGCTAATTCCAGTGATTATTCATGCATTTAAGTAA
- a CDS encoding ATP-grasp domain-containing protein, giving the protein MKYFLYPYQPAGIELPKQLPDDLTVVVPEQQKERYEKYVTAASQGQIDTVASLDFAHLVTYFRKKQTQETISDIRTLAEDAMIGVGILKTYFCDKQLDSELSNLFFKDKYYMRSILQGIVPQPEFQAVSSFAQIKNFVEEHGQSVLKPRRADSATGVFVIEPAHLNEFADVNLGEDDYLIETFCPFNHMVTVDGYSVGNEIKLDLYHEYCDLILSTLTTRQNLCVRTSKLYFSSATWVPMIRKQLKEATQKILDVMTVTGETTPFHFEFFYGERGIMFCEVGKRFGGQGMIKLTPFEFGVSIPTAFWQDYLEPGTANLSISKRPQCIAGLLFVMAPPHSDRYQKLHYDWIKSIHQKKGNETATYQSTGSYCFVVEFTSRNEAEFTAHLQQLTKAFQ; this is encoded by the coding sequence ATGAAATATTTTTTGTATCCCTATCAACCAGCAGGAATTGAATTACCCAAACAACTTCCGGATGACCTGACGGTGGTAGTTCCGGAACAGCAAAAGGAACGCTATGAAAAGTATGTTACCGCTGCTAGTCAGGGACAAATTGATACAGTAGCGAGCCTTGATTTTGCTCATCTAGTGACGTATTTTCGGAAAAAACAGACGCAGGAAACCATTTCAGACATCAGAACGTTAGCCGAGGATGCCATGATTGGGGTCGGAATTTTAAAAACCTATTTCTGTGATAAGCAGTTGGATTCCGAGCTTTCGAATCTCTTCTTTAAAGATAAGTACTACATGCGTTCGATTCTACAGGGAATTGTACCCCAACCTGAGTTTCAGGCGGTGAGTTCCTTTGCGCAAATAAAGAATTTTGTGGAAGAACACGGGCAATCCGTTTTAAAGCCCCGGCGAGCTGATTCCGCAACGGGTGTGTTCGTGATTGAACCCGCTCATCTAAATGAATTTGCTGATGTAAATTTAGGTGAGGATGACTACTTAATTGAAACCTTCTGCCCGTTTAACCACATGGTAACCGTCGATGGTTATTCGGTTGGCAATGAAATTAAATTAGACCTCTACCATGAATACTGTGATTTGATTTTATCAACGTTAACCACGCGTCAAAATCTCTGTGTGCGGACCTCTAAGCTATATTTTTCTTCGGCAACGTGGGTTCCAATGATTCGGAAACAACTGAAGGAAGCAACCCAAAAAATTCTCGACGTTATGACCGTCACTGGAGAAACAACCCCGTTTCACTTTGAATTTTTTTATGGGGAACGAGGAATCATGTTTTGTGAGGTCGGGAAACGATTTGGGGGCCAGGGAATGATTAAATTGACTCCATTTGAATTTGGTGTTTCGATTCCAACCGCATTTTGGCAGGATTACCTCGAACCAGGGACCGCCAACCTTTCCATTTCAAAGCGGCCTCAATGCATTGCCGGGCTATTGTTTGTGATGGCACCACCACACTCTGATCGTTACCAGAAGCTTCATTACGACTGGATTAAAAGCATCCATCAGAAAAAGGGAAATGAGACCGCTACCTACCAGTCTACCGGCTCATACTGTTTTGTGGTGGAATTTACTAGTCGCAATGAAGCTGAGTTTACTGCTCATTTGCAGCAACTAACGAAAGCTTTTCAATGA
- a CDS encoding class II fumarate hydratase: MTEYRTESDTLGDVQVPKNALWGAQTERSRHNFPVGPLMPVQVIRALLVIKRAAAQVNAQDQKLAPEKAAAIATAVDQLLELDDAALMQDFPLHVYQTGSGTQTNMNVNEVITHVVQQNQPDLTVQPNDDVNASQSSNDTFPTAMNMAAYQAVQALMSPLQHLITAFQQLESKYQAAVKIGRTHLQDATPLTFGQEVSGWRSTLQRDQQALQENAQGLLELPIGGTAVGTGLNTPAGFDAQMVQALSQAQGVHYRVGNKFAGLSAHSALLNTHGAVRTLASDLLKIANDIRFLASGPRAGYGELTIPANEPGSSIMPGKVNPTQAEAMTMAATRIMGNDTTLTVANSQGNFEMNVYKPVMIATFLESVELLTDLLPNFTDKMVSGIQVNQERMQQLVDASLMTVTALSPHIGYHHAAEIANQAAQANENLRDAALASGYLTAAEFDQWVNQLRMTNYDRD; this comes from the coding sequence ATGACCGAATATCGAACTGAATCTGATACCTTAGGAGACGTGCAAGTCCCGAAAAACGCTCTCTGGGGAGCACAAACGGAACGAAGTCGCCATAACTTTCCGGTGGGACCGTTAATGCCAGTGCAAGTAATTCGAGCGTTGCTGGTCATTAAACGAGCTGCAGCGCAGGTTAATGCCCAGGATCAGAAGCTGGCACCGGAAAAAGCAGCTGCGATTGCAACCGCCGTTGATCAATTACTGGAACTGGACGATGCCGCTTTAATGCAGGATTTTCCGCTTCATGTTTACCAAACCGGTTCCGGAACCCAAACCAACATGAACGTGAACGAGGTCATTACCCACGTGGTGCAGCAGAATCAGCCTGACCTTACGGTGCAACCAAATGATGACGTAAATGCTTCGCAAAGTTCAAATGACACTTTCCCGACGGCGATGAACATGGCTGCTTATCAAGCAGTTCAAGCGCTAATGTCCCCGTTACAACATTTAATTACGGCGTTCCAGCAGTTGGAAAGCAAGTATCAAGCAGCGGTCAAGATTGGCCGAACTCACCTTCAGGATGCCACTCCGTTGACCTTTGGCCAGGAAGTTTCTGGTTGGCGCAGTACCTTACAGCGCGATCAACAAGCCTTACAGGAAAACGCACAGGGATTGCTGGAGTTACCGATTGGGGGAACGGCGGTTGGAACTGGGTTGAATACCCCAGCTGGATTTGATGCACAAATGGTGCAGGCTTTAAGTCAAGCCCAGGGAGTCCATTATCGCGTGGGCAATAAATTTGCGGGACTATCCGCGCATTCGGCCTTGTTAAATACGCACGGCGCCGTGCGGACGCTTGCTTCTGATTTATTGAAAATTGCGAATGACATTCGCTTCTTAGCCAGTGGACCGCGAGCCGGTTACGGGGAACTGACGATTCCCGCTAACGAACCGGGGTCGTCCATCATGCCAGGGAAGGTGAACCCGACTCAGGCCGAGGCGATGACGATGGCGGCGACGCGGATCATGGGGAACGACACGACGCTGACCGTGGCGAACAGCCAGGGAAACTTTGAAATGAACGTGTATAAACCGGTGATGATCGCCACCTTCTTAGAGTCGGTGGAATTATTGACCGATTTACTGCCGAACTTCACGGATAAGATGGTCAGTGGGATTCAGGTGAACCAGGAGCGGATGCAGCAATTGGTTGATGCCTCGTTGATGACGGTGACGGCGTTAAGTCCTCACATCGGTTATCACCATGCAGCTGAAATTGCGAACCAGGCGGCGCAAGCCAACGAAAATTTGCGGGACGCGGCGCTTGCATCGGGATACCTAACGGCAGCGGAGTTTGATCAGTGGGTGAACCAGTTGCGGATGACGAATTATGATCGAGATTAA